A genomic stretch from Limanda limanda chromosome 11, fLimLim1.1, whole genome shotgun sequence includes:
- the LOC133014799 gene encoding cortexin-3, with product MDVPRMAEGLFSSTLSSSGGGGHHVSSYLTLEQKAAFVFVLLLFIFLALLIVRCFRILLDPYRSMPSSNWTDHTEKDTFDYRIV from the coding sequence ATGGACGTGCCCCGGATGGCCGAGGGCCTGTTCAGCAGCACGCTGTCCTCGTCCGGCGGCGGCGGCCACCACGTGTCCTCCTACCTGACGCTGGAGCAGAAGGCCGCCTTCGTCTTcgtgctgctgctcttcatcttCCTGGCGCTGCTCATCGTGCGCTGCTTCCGGATCCTGCTGGACCCGTACCGCAGCATGCCCTCGTCCAACTGGACTGACCACACCGAGAAGGACACCTTCGACTACCGCATCGTCTGA